One genomic window of Streptomyces sp. WP-1 includes the following:
- a CDS encoding zf-HC2 domain-containing protein, which yields MSGSRQKPVEAHLAEQHLGDRLSALVDGELGHDTRERVLAHLATCARCKAEADAQRALKSKFATAAPPPPSASLLARLQGLPGGGDGPAGPPPGKLFGGGNGTETRAPGDPGTFGVRRGFSFGYVPARPQGTGPERTGLHEESGFGGPLGEGGFRIHPVGRPDDGRLASRGLRFAFAAAGAVSLAAVALGGVTTAIPGYPAADARGSGSNVIPARTTGTGATTSADSQRRRQGPLTAQGGGAPLGRTAPPTAAVTAPLVPGASDIAAGRPQDTGGRTTGPLIAGVNAVTPLIRPLDKALDLQLGKWPTAPMVPGRLSDDTGPAPAPHNPMRPAAPSTPLASPLAAPATPRRVP from the coding sequence GTGAGCGGATCACGGCAGAAACCGGTCGAGGCACATCTCGCCGAGCAGCATCTGGGAGACCGGCTCTCCGCCCTGGTGGACGGAGAGCTCGGTCATGACACGCGCGAGCGCGTCCTCGCGCACCTGGCCACCTGCGCCCGCTGCAAGGCGGAGGCGGACGCCCAGCGCGCGCTGAAGAGCAAGTTCGCGACCGCGGCCCCGCCCCCGCCCTCCGCGAGCCTGCTGGCCCGCCTCCAGGGCCTCCCCGGGGGCGGTGACGGGCCCGCCGGCCCCCCGCCCGGCAAACTGTTCGGCGGCGGCAATGGCACCGAGACCCGGGCCCCCGGCGACCCGGGCACCTTCGGCGTGCGCCGGGGCTTCTCCTTCGGCTATGTCCCCGCGCGCCCGCAGGGCACCGGCCCCGAGCGGACCGGTCTCCACGAGGAGAGCGGCTTCGGCGGCCCGCTCGGCGAGGGCGGCTTCCGTATCCATCCCGTCGGCCGCCCGGACGACGGCCGCTTGGCCTCCCGGGGGCTGCGCTTCGCCTTCGCCGCCGCCGGCGCGGTGTCGCTGGCCGCGGTCGCCCTCGGCGGCGTGACCACCGCGATCCCCGGCTACCCGGCCGCGGACGCCCGGGGCTCCGGCAGCAATGTGATCCCGGCCCGCACCACCGGCACCGGCGCCACGACCTCCGCCGACTCCCAGCGCCGCCGGCAGGGGCCGCTGACGGCCCAGGGCGGCGGGGCACCGCTGGGGCGTACGGCACCGCCGACGGCCGCCGTGACCGCGCCCCTGGTGCCCGGCGCGTCGGACATCGCGGCCGGGCGGCCCCAGGACACCGGCGGCCGCACCACGGGACCGCTGATAGCGGGCGTGAACGCCGTGACCCCGCTGATACGCCCGCTGGACAAGGCCCTGGACCTCCAGCTGGGCAAGTGGCCGACGGCGCCCATGGTCCCGGGCAGGCTGTCCGACGACACCGGCCCCGCGCCGGCCCCGCACAACCCCATGCGCCCCGCGGCGCCCTCGACCCCCCTGGCGTCGCCCCTGGCGGCTCCGGCGACGCCCCGTCGGGTCCCCTGA
- the sigE gene encoding RNA polymerase sigma factor SigE yields the protein MLRRFLGSAGRPKSVTDTAADSHATGTAGRDTQTATFTSDADGQAWTPPTWDEIVSTHSARVYRLAYRLTGNQHDAEDLTQEVFVRVFRSLSTYSPGTFEGWLHRITTNLFLDMVRRKQRIRFDALGEDAAERLASREPTPQQLFNDAHFDADVQQALDTLAPEFRAAVVLCDIEGLSYEEIAATLGVKLGTVRSRIHRGRSQLRKALAHRSPEARAAERRSFMARVPALGGGGATA from the coding sequence GTGCTACGGCGCTTCCTCGGATCGGCGGGCAGGCCGAAATCCGTGACCGACACCGCTGCTGACAGCCACGCCACCGGCACCGCCGGGCGCGACACCCAGACCGCGACCTTCACCAGTGACGCGGACGGGCAGGCGTGGACCCCGCCCACCTGGGACGAGATCGTCAGCACCCACAGCGCCCGCGTCTACCGCCTGGCCTACCGCCTCACCGGCAACCAGCACGACGCGGAGGACCTCACCCAGGAAGTCTTCGTCCGCGTCTTCCGCTCCCTGTCGACGTACTCGCCGGGCACCTTCGAGGGCTGGCTGCACCGCATCACCACGAACCTGTTCCTGGACATGGTCCGGCGCAAGCAGCGCATCCGCTTCGACGCCCTCGGCGAGGACGCGGCCGAGCGCCTGGCCAGCCGCGAACCCACCCCGCAGCAGCTCTTCAACGACGCGCACTTCGACGCCGACGTCCAGCAGGCCCTGGACACCCTGGCGCCCGAGTTCCGCGCCGCCGTCGTCCTGTGCGACATCGAGGGGCTGTCGTACGAGGAGATCGCCGCGACCCTCGGCGTGAAGCTCGGCACCGTCCGCTCCCGTATCCACCGCGGCCGCTCCCAGCTCCGCAAGGCGCTCGCGCACCGCTCCCCGGAGGCCCGCGCGGCCGAGCGACGCTCGTTCATGGCCCGGGTCCCCGCACTGGGGGGAGGGGGCGCGACGGCGTGA
- a CDS encoding O-methyltransferase, with product MCGFPTPTDTVTPRHPWGRQERVITGNRQTSSAFADAFAAEDEALLWARDRALDAGLRSVSPGTGSALRLLAASVDAKAVAEIGTGCGVSGIHLLHGMRPDGVLTTVDPEPEHQQFARQAFRACGFASNRARFIPGRALEVLPRLADAGYDLVFCDGDRHEYPDYLAESLRLLRAGGLVVFEGVFANGRTVDSGPQPSEVLRLRELLRTVRESQELVPSLLPVGDGLLCAVKR from the coding sequence ATCTGCGGGTTCCCGACGCCAACGGATACAGTCACGCCGAGGCATCCATGGGGACGACAGGAGAGGGTCATTACCGGCAACCGGCAGACGAGCTCGGCTTTCGCCGACGCCTTTGCCGCCGAGGACGAAGCACTGCTGTGGGCCCGCGACCGCGCCCTCGACGCAGGACTGCGCTCGGTGTCGCCCGGCACGGGTTCCGCGCTGCGCCTGCTCGCCGCCTCCGTGGACGCGAAGGCGGTCGCGGAGATCGGCACGGGCTGCGGGGTGTCCGGAATCCATCTGCTGCACGGCATGCGCCCGGACGGCGTGCTGACCACGGTCGATCCGGAGCCGGAGCACCAGCAGTTCGCCCGGCAGGCGTTCCGTGCCTGCGGCTTCGCCAGCAACCGGGCCCGCTTCATCCCCGGCCGCGCCCTGGAGGTGCTGCCCCGGCTCGCGGACGCGGGCTACGACCTGGTGTTCTGCGACGGGGACCGGCACGAGTACCCGGACTATCTCGCCGAGTCGCTGCGGCTGCTGCGGGCCGGCGGCCTGGTGGTCTTCGAGGGCGTCTTCGCGAACGGCCGTACGGTCGACTCGGGGCCGCAGCCCTCGGAGGTGCTGCGGCTGCGGGAGCTGCTGCGCACGGTGCGCGAGAGCCAGGAGCTGGTCCCCTCGCTGCTGCCGGTCGGCGACGGGCTGCTGTGCGCCGTCAAGCGGTGA
- a CDS encoding DUF3117 domain-containing protein, whose protein sequence is MAAMKPRTGDGPLEVTKEGRGIVMRVPLEGGGRLVVELTPDEAEALGDALKKVVV, encoded by the coding sequence ATGGCGGCCATGAAGCCGCGGACGGGCGATGGTCCGCTCGAGGTGACCAAGGAGGGGCGGGGCATCGTCATGCGCGTTCCGCTCGAAGGCGGCGGTCGACTCGTCGTCGAGCTGACCCCTGACGAGGCCGAGGCGCTCGGCGACGCGCTCAAGAAGGTCGTCGTCTGA